The window TTCAATGATCCTAATGTTTGATCCTTTAGGATTTGATTCGATTATTTCATCAATTGTGATGCATTCTCCACCAACACTTTCAATTTTTTCTTGTGCTTTAGCTGAGAATTTTAATGCTACAACATCCACTTTTTCTTCTAAATTACCGTTTGATAAAACTTTACCTGGTACTAAAATAGTTTCACCAGCTTCAGCATGTCTTGCAATATCAGACAAATTTACTTCAGCAGTTCTTCTATTAGACCTTTCAAGTTTTTGTGCAACATCTTTCCAAATAGCTGCATCTTCATTTCTTGATTGTTCATAAAGTTTATTAATAAGTTCAATAAGGTTAGGATTTGTTTTTACTACTTTCTTAACCATTATTT is drawn from uncultured Methanobrevibacter sp. and contains these coding sequences:
- a CDS encoding 50S ribosomal protein L18e — encoded protein: MVKKVVKTNPNLIELINKLYEQSRNEDAAIWKDVAQKLERSNRRTAEVNLSDIARHAEAGETILVPGKVLSNGNLEEKVDVVALKFSAKAQEKIESVGGECITIDEIIESNPKGSNIRIIE